From the Gymnogyps californianus isolate 813 chromosome 24, ASM1813914v2, whole genome shotgun sequence genome, one window contains:
- the PTBP1 gene encoding polypyrimidine tract-binding protein 1 isoform X1: MDGIVQDITVGTKRGSDELFSTCVTNGPFIMSSNSSSAANGNDSKKFKGDSRSAGVPSRVIHVRKLPSDVTEAEVISLGLPFGKVTNLLMLKGKNQAFIEMNTEEAANTMVNYYTTVTPVLRSQPIYIQFSNHKELKTDNSPNQARAQAALQAVNSVQSGNLALSASAAAVDAGMAMAGQSPVLRIIVENLFYPVTLDVLHQIFSKFGTVLKIITFTKNNQFQALLQYADPVSAQHAKLSLDGQNIYNACCTLRIDFSKLTSLNVKYNNDKSRDYTRPDLPSGDNQPSLDQTMAAAFGAPGIISASPYAGAGFPPTFAIPQAAGLSVPNVHGALAPLAIPSAAAAAAAAGRIAIPGLTGAGNSVLLVSNLNPERVTPQCLFILFGVYGDVQRVKILFNKKENALVQMADGNQAQLAMSHLNGQKLHGKPIRITLSKHQTVQLPREGQEDQGLTKDYGNSPLHRFKKPGSKNFQNIFPPSATLHLSNIPPSITEEDLKMLFSSNGGMVKGFKFFQKDRKMALIQMGSVEEAIQSLIDLHNHDLGENHHLRVSFSKSTI; this comes from the exons ATGGACGG CATTGTCCAAGATATAACAGTTGGTACAAAG cgGGGATCTGACGAGCTTTTCTCTACTTGTGTTACTAACGGACCCTTTATCATGAGCAGCAACTCTTCTTCTGCAG CTAATGGAAACGACAGCAAAAAATTCAAAGGCGATAGTAGAAGTGCTGGGGTCCCATCCCGAGTAATCCACGTCCGTAAACTCCCCAGTGACGTCACAGAGGCAGAGGTCATTTCTTTGGGCTTACCTTTTGGCAAGGTCACCAATCTTCTAatgttgaaaggaaaaaatcag GCTTTCATAGAAATGAATACGGAGGAGGCAGCCAACACCATGGTAAACTACTACACCACAGTCACTCCAGTCCTTCGAAGCCAGCCCATCTATATTCAGTTCTCCAACCACAAGGAGCTTAAGACAGACAACTCTCCAAACCAAGCA CGTGCCcaagcagctctgcaagcaGTGAATTCTGTTCAGTCTGGAAACCTAGCGCTGtcagcctctgctgcagcagtagATGCAGGAATGGCGATGGCTGGCCAGAGCCCTGTCCTGAGGATCATTGTTGAGAATCTCTTCTATCCTGTCACTCTAGATGTTCTGCATCAG attttttccaaatttggtacagtcttgaaaataattacattcaCGAAGAACAACCAATTTCAGGCCCTCTTACAATATGCTGACCCAGTGAGTGCTCAGCATGCCAAACTG TCTTTAGATGGACAGAATATCTACAATGCCTGTTGTACGCTGCGCATAGATTTCTCAAAGCTCACAAGTCTCAATGTAAAATACAATAATGATAAGAGCAGAGATTATACACGACCAGACCTACCTTCTGGGGATAACCAGCCCTCTCTTGATCAGACCATGGCAGCTGCTTTTG GTGCCCCAGGAATAATCTCTGCTTCTCCATATGCAGGAGCTGGCTTTCCTCCTACCTTTGCAATTCCTCAGGCTGCAG GCCTGTCAGTTCCAAATGTTCATGGAGCACTAGCTCCTTTGGCTATCccatcagcagcagctgcagcggcTGCAGCAGGACGGATTGCCATTCCCGGCCTCACTGGGGCAGGGAACTCTGTTCTGCTGGTTAGCAATCTGAATCCTGAG AGAGTTACACCCCAATGCCTCTTTATTCTTTTCG GAGTCTATGGTGATGTGCAGAGGGTGAAGATCTTATTTAATAAGAAAGAGAATGCCCTAGTTCAGATGGCTGATGGAAACCAGGCCCAGCTTG CCATGAGCCATTTAAATGGTCAGAAGCTTCACGGCAAGCCAATCCGTATAACGTTGTCCAAGCATCAGACAGTACAGCTTCCCCGCGAGGGACAGGAAGACCAAGGTCTGACTAAGGACTATGGAAATTCTCCTCTACATCGTTTCAAGAAACCAGGCTccaaaaatttccaaaacatcTTTCCCCCTTCTGCCACTCTTCATCTGTCCAATATTCC ACCTTCAATAACTGAAGAAGACCTTAAGATGTTGTTTTCAAGCAATGGTGGGATGGTCAAAGGATTCAAATTCTTCCA GAAGGACCGTAAAATGGCTCTGATCCAGATGGGCTCTGTGGAAGAAGCCATTCAATCACTCATTGACCTCCATAATCATGACCTGGGTGAGAATCATCACCTGCGTGTGTCCTTCTCGAAGTCCACCATTTAA
- the PTBP1 gene encoding polypyrimidine tract-binding protein 1 isoform X2 — protein MDGIVQDITVGTKRGSDELFSTCVTNGPFIMSSNSSSAANGNDSKKFKGDSRSAGVPSRVIHVRKLPSDVTEAEVISLGLPFGKVTNLLMLKGKNQAFIEMNTEEAANTMVNYYTTVTPVLRSQPIYIQFSNHKELKTDNSPNQARAQAALQAVNSVQSGNLALSASAAAVDAGMAMAGQSPVLRIIVENLFYPVTLDVLHQIFSKFGTVLKIITFTKNNQFQALLQYADPVSAQHAKLSLDGQNIYNACCTLRIDFSKLTSLNVKYNNDKSRDYTRPDLPSGDNQPSLDQTMAAAFGAGFPPTFAIPQAAGLSVPNVHGALAPLAIPSAAAAAAAAGRIAIPGLTGAGNSVLLVSNLNPERVTPQCLFILFGVYGDVQRVKILFNKKENALVQMADGNQAQLAMSHLNGQKLHGKPIRITLSKHQTVQLPREGQEDQGLTKDYGNSPLHRFKKPGSKNFQNIFPPSATLHLSNIPPSITEEDLKMLFSSNGGMVKGFKFFQKDRKMALIQMGSVEEAIQSLIDLHNHDLGENHHLRVSFSKSTI, from the exons ATGGACGG CATTGTCCAAGATATAACAGTTGGTACAAAG cgGGGATCTGACGAGCTTTTCTCTACTTGTGTTACTAACGGACCCTTTATCATGAGCAGCAACTCTTCTTCTGCAG CTAATGGAAACGACAGCAAAAAATTCAAAGGCGATAGTAGAAGTGCTGGGGTCCCATCCCGAGTAATCCACGTCCGTAAACTCCCCAGTGACGTCACAGAGGCAGAGGTCATTTCTTTGGGCTTACCTTTTGGCAAGGTCACCAATCTTCTAatgttgaaaggaaaaaatcag GCTTTCATAGAAATGAATACGGAGGAGGCAGCCAACACCATGGTAAACTACTACACCACAGTCACTCCAGTCCTTCGAAGCCAGCCCATCTATATTCAGTTCTCCAACCACAAGGAGCTTAAGACAGACAACTCTCCAAACCAAGCA CGTGCCcaagcagctctgcaagcaGTGAATTCTGTTCAGTCTGGAAACCTAGCGCTGtcagcctctgctgcagcagtagATGCAGGAATGGCGATGGCTGGCCAGAGCCCTGTCCTGAGGATCATTGTTGAGAATCTCTTCTATCCTGTCACTCTAGATGTTCTGCATCAG attttttccaaatttggtacagtcttgaaaataattacattcaCGAAGAACAACCAATTTCAGGCCCTCTTACAATATGCTGACCCAGTGAGTGCTCAGCATGCCAAACTG TCTTTAGATGGACAGAATATCTACAATGCCTGTTGTACGCTGCGCATAGATTTCTCAAAGCTCACAAGTCTCAATGTAAAATACAATAATGATAAGAGCAGAGATTATACACGACCAGACCTACCTTCTGGGGATAACCAGCCCTCTCTTGATCAGACCATGGCAGCTGCTTTTG GAGCTGGCTTTCCTCCTACCTTTGCAATTCCTCAGGCTGCAG GCCTGTCAGTTCCAAATGTTCATGGAGCACTAGCTCCTTTGGCTATCccatcagcagcagctgcagcggcTGCAGCAGGACGGATTGCCATTCCCGGCCTCACTGGGGCAGGGAACTCTGTTCTGCTGGTTAGCAATCTGAATCCTGAG AGAGTTACACCCCAATGCCTCTTTATTCTTTTCG GAGTCTATGGTGATGTGCAGAGGGTGAAGATCTTATTTAATAAGAAAGAGAATGCCCTAGTTCAGATGGCTGATGGAAACCAGGCCCAGCTTG CCATGAGCCATTTAAATGGTCAGAAGCTTCACGGCAAGCCAATCCGTATAACGTTGTCCAAGCATCAGACAGTACAGCTTCCCCGCGAGGGACAGGAAGACCAAGGTCTGACTAAGGACTATGGAAATTCTCCTCTACATCGTTTCAAGAAACCAGGCTccaaaaatttccaaaacatcTTTCCCCCTTCTGCCACTCTTCATCTGTCCAATATTCC ACCTTCAATAACTGAAGAAGACCTTAAGATGTTGTTTTCAAGCAATGGTGGGATGGTCAAAGGATTCAAATTCTTCCA GAAGGACCGTAAAATGGCTCTGATCCAGATGGGCTCTGTGGAAGAAGCCATTCAATCACTCATTGACCTCCATAATCATGACCTGGGTGAGAATCATCACCTGCGTGTGTCCTTCTCGAAGTCCACCATTTAA
- the PTBP1 gene encoding polypyrimidine tract-binding protein 1 isoform X3 has translation MSSNSSSAANGNDSKKFKGDSRSAGVPSRVIHVRKLPSDVTEAEVISLGLPFGKVTNLLMLKGKNQAFIEMNTEEAANTMVNYYTTVTPVLRSQPIYIQFSNHKELKTDNSPNQARAQAALQAVNSVQSGNLALSASAAAVDAGMAMAGQSPVLRIIVENLFYPVTLDVLHQIFSKFGTVLKIITFTKNNQFQALLQYADPVSAQHAKLSLDGQNIYNACCTLRIDFSKLTSLNVKYNNDKSRDYTRPDLPSGDNQPSLDQTMAAAFGAPGIISASPYAGAGFPPTFAIPQAAGLSVPNVHGALAPLAIPSAAAAAAAAGRIAIPGLTGAGNSVLLVSNLNPERVTPQCLFILFGVYGDVQRVKILFNKKENALVQMADGNQAQLAMSHLNGQKLHGKPIRITLSKHQTVQLPREGQEDQGLTKDYGNSPLHRFKKPGSKNFQNIFPPSATLHLSNIPPSITEEDLKMLFSSNGGMVKGFKFFQKDRKMALIQMGSVEEAIQSLIDLHNHDLGENHHLRVSFSKSTI, from the exons ATGAGCAGCAACTCTTCTTCTGCAG CTAATGGAAACGACAGCAAAAAATTCAAAGGCGATAGTAGAAGTGCTGGGGTCCCATCCCGAGTAATCCACGTCCGTAAACTCCCCAGTGACGTCACAGAGGCAGAGGTCATTTCTTTGGGCTTACCTTTTGGCAAGGTCACCAATCTTCTAatgttgaaaggaaaaaatcag GCTTTCATAGAAATGAATACGGAGGAGGCAGCCAACACCATGGTAAACTACTACACCACAGTCACTCCAGTCCTTCGAAGCCAGCCCATCTATATTCAGTTCTCCAACCACAAGGAGCTTAAGACAGACAACTCTCCAAACCAAGCA CGTGCCcaagcagctctgcaagcaGTGAATTCTGTTCAGTCTGGAAACCTAGCGCTGtcagcctctgctgcagcagtagATGCAGGAATGGCGATGGCTGGCCAGAGCCCTGTCCTGAGGATCATTGTTGAGAATCTCTTCTATCCTGTCACTCTAGATGTTCTGCATCAG attttttccaaatttggtacagtcttgaaaataattacattcaCGAAGAACAACCAATTTCAGGCCCTCTTACAATATGCTGACCCAGTGAGTGCTCAGCATGCCAAACTG TCTTTAGATGGACAGAATATCTACAATGCCTGTTGTACGCTGCGCATAGATTTCTCAAAGCTCACAAGTCTCAATGTAAAATACAATAATGATAAGAGCAGAGATTATACACGACCAGACCTACCTTCTGGGGATAACCAGCCCTCTCTTGATCAGACCATGGCAGCTGCTTTTG GTGCCCCAGGAATAATCTCTGCTTCTCCATATGCAGGAGCTGGCTTTCCTCCTACCTTTGCAATTCCTCAGGCTGCAG GCCTGTCAGTTCCAAATGTTCATGGAGCACTAGCTCCTTTGGCTATCccatcagcagcagctgcagcggcTGCAGCAGGACGGATTGCCATTCCCGGCCTCACTGGGGCAGGGAACTCTGTTCTGCTGGTTAGCAATCTGAATCCTGAG AGAGTTACACCCCAATGCCTCTTTATTCTTTTCG GAGTCTATGGTGATGTGCAGAGGGTGAAGATCTTATTTAATAAGAAAGAGAATGCCCTAGTTCAGATGGCTGATGGAAACCAGGCCCAGCTTG CCATGAGCCATTTAAATGGTCAGAAGCTTCACGGCAAGCCAATCCGTATAACGTTGTCCAAGCATCAGACAGTACAGCTTCCCCGCGAGGGACAGGAAGACCAAGGTCTGACTAAGGACTATGGAAATTCTCCTCTACATCGTTTCAAGAAACCAGGCTccaaaaatttccaaaacatcTTTCCCCCTTCTGCCACTCTTCATCTGTCCAATATTCC ACCTTCAATAACTGAAGAAGACCTTAAGATGTTGTTTTCAAGCAATGGTGGGATGGTCAAAGGATTCAAATTCTTCCA GAAGGACCGTAAAATGGCTCTGATCCAGATGGGCTCTGTGGAAGAAGCCATTCAATCACTCATTGACCTCCATAATCATGACCTGGGTGAGAATCATCACCTGCGTGTGTCCTTCTCGAAGTCCACCATTTAA